From one Candidatus Nanopelagicales bacterium genomic stretch:
- the der gene encoding ribosome biogenesis GTPase Der produces MSDERAQGPGDGDPGQAAGPGAGPDVGPGEGEAADWQADAGWVEVDDEELAADLGDLDEEDPEEAALAAYAAAVAEFGDLDADLVPDEAHGGPVPVVAVVGRPNVGKSTLVNRILGRREAVVEDVPGVTRDRVLYDAEWAGRRFQLLDTGGWERKVKGMAAQIAAQAERAVADSDVVMFIVDATVGATDTDEAVVRVLRQAGKPVLLVANKVDDARTEADAALLWSLGLGQPYPVSALHGRGSGDLLDAVLEAMPEEGSGALRQRGPRRVALLGKPNVGKSSLLNRLAGEDRVVVDDKAGTTVDPVDELVELGGRTWRFVDTAGIRRRVKEAGGHEFYASLRTQAALERAEVAVVLVDASQPLTEQDTRIVSMVVESGRALVIAFNKWDLVDEERRRYLDREIDRDLVQVTWAPRVNVSARTGRHVDRLVPALDSALAGWETRVSTGRLNAFFAEMVAAHPHPIRGGKQPRILFGTQVSVAPPTFVLFTTGFLEAGYRRFVERRLREEFGFVGSPIRVNLRVREKRRRR; encoded by the coding sequence ATGAGCGACGAGCGCGCGCAGGGTCCCGGCGACGGCGACCCGGGTCAGGCCGCGGGTCCAGGCGCTGGCCCCGACGTGGGTCCGGGTGAGGGCGAGGCCGCCGACTGGCAGGCCGACGCCGGCTGGGTCGAGGTCGACGACGAGGAACTCGCGGCCGATCTCGGCGACCTGGACGAGGAGGACCCCGAGGAGGCGGCGCTGGCGGCGTACGCCGCGGCGGTGGCCGAGTTCGGGGACCTCGACGCCGACCTGGTGCCGGACGAGGCGCACGGCGGGCCGGTCCCGGTGGTCGCCGTCGTCGGCCGCCCGAACGTCGGGAAGTCCACCCTGGTCAACCGGATCCTGGGGCGCCGCGAGGCGGTCGTCGAGGACGTGCCGGGCGTGACCCGCGACCGGGTGCTGTATGACGCCGAGTGGGCCGGCCGCAGGTTCCAGCTGCTCGACACCGGTGGCTGGGAGCGCAAGGTCAAGGGGATGGCCGCGCAGATCGCAGCCCAGGCCGAGCGCGCCGTGGCCGACTCCGACGTCGTGATGTTCATCGTGGACGCGACGGTCGGCGCCACCGACACCGACGAGGCCGTGGTACGCGTCCTGCGGCAGGCCGGCAAACCGGTGCTGCTGGTGGCCAACAAGGTGGACGACGCCCGGACCGAGGCCGACGCGGCCCTGCTGTGGTCGCTCGGCCTGGGGCAGCCGTACCCCGTGTCCGCCCTGCACGGCCGGGGCAGCGGCGACCTGCTGGACGCCGTGCTCGAGGCGATGCCGGAGGAGGGCAGCGGAGCGCTGCGTCAGCGCGGGCCTCGACGGGTGGCGCTGCTGGGCAAGCCGAACGTGGGCAAGTCCTCGCTGCTGAACCGGCTGGCGGGCGAGGACCGCGTCGTCGTCGACGACAAGGCGGGGACCACCGTCGACCCCGTCGACGAGCTGGTGGAGCTCGGCGGGCGGACCTGGCGCTTCGTCGACACCGCCGGCATCCGGAGGCGGGTCAAGGAGGCGGGCGGCCACGAGTTCTACGCCTCCCTGCGGACCCAGGCGGCGCTGGAGCGGGCCGAGGTCGCGGTCGTGCTGGTCGACGCCAGCCAGCCGCTGACCGAGCAGGACACCCGGATCGTGTCGATGGTGGTGGAGTCCGGTCGGGCGCTGGTGATCGCCTTCAACAAGTGGGACCTGGTGGACGAGGAGCGCCGTCGCTACCTGGACCGGGAGATCGACCGCGACCTGGTGCAGGTGACGTGGGCCCCGCGCGTCAACGTGTCGGCCCGCACCGGCCGGCACGTGGACCGGCTGGTGCCCGCGCTGGACTCCGCGCTGGCCGGGTGGGAGACCCGCGTCTCCACCGGTCGCCTCAATGCGTTCTTCGCCGAGATGGTGGCCGCGCACCCGCACCCGATCCGGGGCGGCAAGCAGCCCCGCATCCTGTTCGGCACCCAGGTGTCGGTGGCTCCGCCCACGTTCGTGCTGTTCACGACCGGGTTCCTGGAGGCCGGCTACCGGCGGTTCGTGGAGCGGCGGCTGCGCGAGGAGTTCGGGTTCGTCGGCTCGCCGATCCGGGTCAACCTCCGGGTGCGGGAGAAGCGCCGCCGGCGCTGA
- a CDS encoding PaaI family thioesterase translates to MADDDVTDAPDALSIQERLYPFLTCFGCGHANPKGLRLRSFPDADTGADADGELGAVIASFEPWPEHDNGGGFLNGGIIATVLDCHTAAAMMLHGERTGLVPPGSGLAYVTAGLDLRYLRPTPLAGPLTLRAWVTDADEDRMLVTAELHADGKVRATGAALWKRWRAR, encoded by the coding sequence ATGGCCGACGACGACGTCACCGACGCCCCGGACGCTCTCAGCATCCAGGAGCGCCTGTACCCCTTCCTGACCTGCTTCGGCTGCGGTCACGCCAACCCGAAGGGCCTGCGGCTGCGCAGCTTCCCCGACGCCGACACCGGCGCCGACGCCGACGGGGAGCTCGGCGCCGTGATCGCGTCGTTCGAGCCCTGGCCGGAGCATGACAACGGCGGCGGGTTCCTCAACGGCGGCATCATCGCGACCGTCCTGGACTGCCACACCGCAGCCGCGATGATGCTGCACGGCGAGCGCACCGGCCTGGTGCCACCGGGCAGCGGGCTGGCGTACGTCACGGCCGGCCTGGACCTGCGCTACCTGCGCCCGACTCCGCTGGCCGGACCGCTGACGCTGCGCGCCTGGGTCACCGACGCGGACGAGGACCGGATGCTCGTCACCGCCGAGCTGCACGCCGACGGCAAGGTCCGGGCCACCGGTGCGGCGCTGTGGAAGCGCTGGCGCGCCCGCTGA
- a CDS encoding SRPBCC family protein: MSEVQKASRVEVLVDATVQQVWDVVSDVTRVGEWSHECRGARWLGATHAALPGAQFRGRNRAGWAIWSRQCEIVAVDPPRELAWRTVPSRLLPDSTLWRIELEAHGTQTRITQSFQVLLAPWLLDRFFAAVIPPHRDRDLRLAEDLLRIGDVARGATPARTGS; the protein is encoded by the coding sequence ATGTCCGAGGTGCAGAAGGCCTCACGCGTCGAGGTGCTCGTCGACGCCACCGTGCAGCAGGTGTGGGACGTCGTGTCCGACGTCACCCGAGTCGGCGAATGGAGCCACGAGTGCCGGGGTGCCCGGTGGCTGGGCGCGACGCACGCGGCGCTGCCGGGAGCGCAGTTCCGCGGTCGCAACAGGGCTGGCTGGGCGATCTGGAGCCGTCAGTGCGAGATTGTCGCCGTCGACCCGCCGCGTGAACTGGCCTGGCGGACGGTCCCGTCTCGCCTGCTCCCCGACAGCACACTGTGGCGGATCGAGCTGGAGGCGCATGGGACGCAGACCCGCATCACCCAGTCGTTCCAAGTGCTGCTCGCGCCGTGGCTGCTGGACCGCTTCTTCGCCGCGGTCATTCCCCCGCACCGCGACAGGGACCTGCGGCTGGCCGAGGACCTCCTGCGGATCGGCGACGTCGCCCGCGGAGCCACCCCTGCTCGCACCGGGAGTTAG
- a CDS encoding helix-turn-helix domain-containing protein has protein sequence MTADTAAGRARRPYRSARRQKQAEETAALVVAAATTLFAEQGWAGTGMRDIARQAGVSVETVYANFRSKGELLLRAIDVSVVGDTAPVTLSERPEFAALGTGSRGDRIAAAARLLAGINQRTYGLRRALSEAGASDAQLAAKIHELENRRRDNIREGIALVTDRPDDADVLDALWVVMGADAFVLLTQVGRRSLEEYERWLAETIDRLLGDGVT, from the coding sequence ATGACCGCGGACACCGCTGCGGGGCGGGCCCGACGGCCGTACCGATCCGCGCGTCGGCAGAAGCAGGCCGAGGAGACTGCCGCCCTCGTGGTGGCGGCAGCCACCACGCTCTTCGCAGAGCAGGGTTGGGCCGGGACCGGGATGCGCGACATCGCTAGGCAGGCCGGCGTGTCGGTCGAGACGGTCTACGCGAACTTCCGCTCCAAGGGTGAGCTGCTCCTGCGGGCCATTGACGTGAGCGTCGTCGGTGACACCGCGCCGGTGACGCTCTCCGAACGACCCGAGTTCGCGGCGCTCGGCACCGGGAGTCGCGGGGACCGGATCGCGGCCGCTGCCCGGTTGCTCGCCGGGATCAACCAGCGCACGTACGGGTTGCGCCGCGCTCTGTCCGAGGCGGGCGCCAGCGACGCGCAGCTCGCAGCCAAGATCCACGAGCTGGAGAACCGAAGGCGAGACAACATTCGCGAGGGCATCGCCCTGGTGACGGACCGCCCGGACGACGCCGACGTGCTCGACGCCCTGTGGGTCGTGATGGGCGCCGATGCGTTCGTCCTGCTCACGCAGGTCGGCCGCCGGTCGCTGGAGGAGTACGAACGGTGGCTCGCGGAGACGATCGACCGCCTGCTGGGCGATGGCGTCACCTGA
- a CDS encoding hemerythrin domain-containing protein: MTTATGPADTRMMGIVHAALKRDLRRARDVLAAEAPPAGRQRTALGHHVVWMMEFLHAHHRSEDEGLWPVVRRHNPDAAKLLDSLEADHARVSPAADRVTAAAREYAQTAGDPPRAVLVAALDDLTEVLVPHLNREVAEAMPVVAASISAADWDAVEQEYNLTPKSTRQLAMEGHWLIEDIDPEGYEVVVHKVPALQRWVLLYGFGPAYRRQARARWTPTPSPSRHPAV; the protein is encoded by the coding sequence ATGACCACGGCGACCGGTCCGGCCGACACCCGGATGATGGGGATCGTGCACGCGGCCCTGAAGCGCGACCTCCGCCGCGCCCGGGACGTCCTGGCGGCCGAGGCGCCGCCGGCGGGACGTCAGCGGACGGCACTGGGGCACCACGTCGTCTGGATGATGGAGTTCCTGCACGCGCACCACCGCAGCGAGGACGAGGGCCTGTGGCCCGTGGTCCGTCGGCACAACCCGGACGCGGCGAAGTTGCTGGACTCCTTGGAGGCGGACCACGCGCGGGTGTCCCCCGCCGCCGACCGCGTCACCGCTGCCGCGCGCGAGTACGCGCAGACGGCCGGCGACCCACCGCGGGCCGTCCTGGTCGCCGCCCTCGACGACCTGACCGAGGTGCTCGTCCCGCACCTGAACCGCGAGGTGGCCGAGGCGATGCCGGTCGTGGCCGCGAGCATCAGCGCGGCGGACTGGGACGCCGTGGAGCAGGAGTACAACCTCACACCCAAGTCCACGCGGCAGTTGGCGATGGAGGGCCACTGGCTCATCGAGGACATCGACCCCGAGGGGTACGAGGTCGTCGTACACAAGGTGCCGGCCCTGCAGCGGTGGGTGCTGCTGTACGGCTTCGGTCCCGCCTATCGGCGCCAGGCCAGGGCGCGGTGGACCCCGACTCCTTCACCGAGCAGGCACCCCGCAGTATGA
- a CDS encoding sigma-70 family RNA polymerase sigma factor has product MDAHLDAALTGARAGDPDAFAVLYRGMQPLLLRYLWLLAGPDAEDVAAETWASVVRDLSAFEGDAGAFRAWLWAVARHRWADEQRRRMRRPVTPVEDLPEDPGAAPDPADLAVVAESTRRALVMIAALPPAQAEAVFLRAVAGLPVADVASIMNRSPGAIRVLAHRGLRTLAERLGPGGDGP; this is encoded by the coding sequence GTGGACGCGCACCTCGACGCCGCGCTGACGGGAGCGCGCGCGGGCGACCCCGACGCGTTCGCCGTGCTGTATCGCGGGATGCAGCCGCTGCTGCTGCGCTACCTCTGGTTGCTGGCCGGGCCCGACGCGGAGGACGTGGCCGCCGAGACGTGGGCGTCCGTGGTACGCGACCTGAGCGCCTTCGAGGGTGACGCCGGAGCCTTCCGCGCCTGGTTGTGGGCCGTGGCCCGCCACCGGTGGGCGGACGAGCAGCGGCGCCGCATGCGCCGCCCGGTCACGCCCGTCGAGGACCTGCCGGAGGACCCCGGTGCCGCCCCGGACCCCGCGGACCTGGCCGTCGTGGCGGAGTCGACGCGCAGGGCACTGGTCATGATCGCCGCGCTCCCGCCGGCCCAGGCCGAGGCGGTCTTCCTGCGCGCCGTCGCGGGCCTTCCCGTGGCCGACGTGGCTTCGATCATGAACCGCTCGCCCGGGGCGATCCGCGTGCTGGCCCACCGCGGGCTGCGCACCCTTGCCGAGCGTCTCGGACCGGGCGGGGACGGACCGTAA
- a CDS encoding fasciclin domain-containing protein: protein MRKIAIAAAAVAATLTLAACSSSSDEAASTTEPAATASATAEESMPDETQEESATGDIVDVASTTEGFTTLTTAVTEAGLVDTLKGEGPFTVFAPTDDAFAALPDGLLDALLLPENKELLTKILTYHVVAGNVMAADVTDGEVATVEGQTVTLSTADGVKVNDATVIQADVVTSNGVIHAIDAVLLPPDVDPNALLG from the coding sequence ATGAGGAAGATCGCGATCGCCGCGGCCGCCGTCGCCGCCACGCTGACCCTGGCCGCCTGTAGCAGTTCGTCCGACGAGGCGGCATCGACGACGGAGCCCGCCGCGACGGCCTCGGCGACCGCCGAGGAGTCGATGCCGGACGAGACCCAGGAGGAGTCGGCCACCGGGGACATCGTCGATGTCGCCAGCACCACCGAGGGGTTCACCACCCTGACGACCGCCGTCACCGAGGCCGGACTCGTCGACACGCTGAAGGGTGAGGGACCGTTCACGGTCTTCGCCCCGACCGACGACGCGTTCGCCGCCCTGCCCGACGGTCTGCTCGACGCGCTGCTCCTGCCCGAGAACAAGGAGCTGCTCACCAAGATCCTCACGTACCACGTGGTGGCGGGGAACGTGATGGCCGCTGATGTCACCGACGGCGAGGTGGCCACCGTCGAGGGTCAGACCGTGACCCTCTCGACGGCCGACGGCGTAAAGGTGAACGACGCCACGGTCATCCAGGCCGACGTCGTCACGTCCAACGGCGTCATCCACGCGATCGACGCCGTCCTGCTGCCGCCGGACGTCGACCCGAACGCCCTGCTGGGGTAG
- a CDS encoding tautomerase family protein produces the protein MPIVTYHLVEGRHTDGAVAELLRRSCALFAEELACPVDRVRAFAHEHRAPLVCVGGDLVADGAEEAPYFHFMLLEGRPLDSAQRLLAGFTDLLVETLGVERSRVRGGMWPVEPERWAVGGVPAATVRRDEVAARRSAADPRR, from the coding sequence ATGCCGATCGTCACCTACCACCTCGTCGAGGGCCGTCACACCGACGGGGCCGTGGCCGAGCTGCTGCGCCGCTCGTGCGCCCTGTTCGCAGAAGAGCTGGCGTGCCCGGTGGACCGGGTCCGCGCGTTCGCGCACGAGCACCGGGCACCGCTGGTGTGCGTCGGGGGCGACCTCGTCGCGGACGGCGCCGAGGAGGCGCCGTACTTCCACTTCATGCTGCTGGAGGGACGCCCGCTCGACAGCGCCCAGCGTCTGCTGGCCGGCTTCACCGACCTGCTGGTCGAGACCCTCGGCGTCGAGCGCTCCCGCGTGCGGGGCGGGATGTGGCCGGTCGAGCCGGAGCGCTGGGCGGTCGGGGGCGTCCCGGCCGCGACCGTGCGCCGGGACGAGGTGGCCGCCCGACGATCGGCCGCCGACCCGCGGCGGTAG